One window from the genome of Bubalus kerabau isolate K-KA32 ecotype Philippines breed swamp buffalo chromosome 17, PCC_UOA_SB_1v2, whole genome shotgun sequence encodes:
- the B9D2 gene encoding B9 domain-containing protein 2 produces MAEVHVIGQIMGATGFSESSLFCKWGVHTGAAWKLLSGVREGQTQVDTPQIGDMAYWSHPIDLHFATKGLQGWPRLHLQVWSQDSFGRCQLAGYGFCHVPSSPGTHQLDCPTWRPLGSWREQLARAFVGGGPQLLHGDAIYSGADRYRLHTTSGGTVHLELSLLLRHFDHYGVEC; encoded by the exons ATGGCTGAGGTGCACGTGATCGGACAGATCATGGGGGCCACCGGTTTCTCGGAAAGTAGCCTGTTCTGCAAGTGGGGCGTCCACACAG GGGCAGCATGGAAGCTCCTGTCAGGTGTGCGGGAGGGCCAAACACAGGTGGACACCCCCCAGATAGGGGACATGGCCTACTGGTCCCACCCCATCGACCTGCACTTCGCCACCAAAGGCCTTCAAG GCTGGCCCCGGCTCCATCTCCAGGTGTGGTCCCAGGACAGCTTCGGCCGCTGCCAGCTTGCAGGCTATGGCTTTTGCCATGTGCCCAGCAGTCCAGGCACCCACCAGCTGGACTGCCCCACGTGGCGACCCCTGGGCAGCTGGCGAGAGCAGCTGGCGAGGGCCTTCGTGGGTGGCGGGCCTCAGCTGCTGCACGGAGATGCCATCTACAGTGGGGCTGACCGCTATCGCCTGCACACCACCTCCGGGGGCACCGTGCACCTTGAGCTGAGCCTGCTGCTGCGCCACTTTGATCACTATGGGGTTGAATGCTGA